AGTGCGACACACTAATCCtggtctcttctatagttaacctaaaaattttacagggattgctttgtaaattaaattgagaatataacggatgcatgtgccatttttaataggctactgtaCTCTATGAGAAATGCGATCAGGGAGTCAGTCCATTGACTTACcggtatgtcctgatcagtgccctgactactgaactaggtaGCTGATTAAGACGCACCTAATATTAGCCTCTCGTCTCTTTTATGTCTTAAGGCTGTCGCACCCAAGCCTCAAAGCTCAGCTCCGCGCAGCCCCGTCTCAAGCCTTATTTATACCTTCGCCTGTCTCCGCTGTGCGAGCCTCCGCTGACTGGCTGCGTGCTCCTCCCCAAACAGACGAGGCGTTTTTACTTGACGCGCTCGCcattgtgctattctttgaaacgacagagggcgaTTCAGAGTAATTGCTCTATAAACCAACGCGTCAAGAAGAAGTGGGCTAATATacacaggtgatgatatttattttagtaggCTACAAttcaccaaaaaccacaccacaaaagaatcgtgtaaaactcagtaaaccttggcttgatattattacttgtgacatgagatcaaaatatgcactaaattaacaatctcttaaatatttcctaatttcactaaactttaatgtcgtgatttattatttatttgcttaaacctggatctttatttaaaatggcttatttctgcttttgtaagctcattcagtaaatataagcacctaatttgtatgtgcaaactgggggccggtgtgatgagacgtcatgagACGTCACGTCGGCTAGATTCGCTGAGagctcgttcatcttcggatgcgGAGCTGTGCGTGGAATTACAAAAAATGCgtattattttgttgtatggtgatatttttgcaaatgtttcttaaaaaaatcaatgatatttgtccactggaacgatcactttaaattgaaaacggtttacataaagcaattttatttcaaacagatggaattagaaatacaggcctgcccctaataaaagcctgcttcaaataaaagccggttCCCATCGGCAGTTCAGGAAAATAAAGGCCCcagtctttatttgaggaattacggtatatcagaagctgtcatttagtCTTTATTTACTATCCTGGACACCACAGGCGGCTATTGAATGACCACAAAcaggtaataacttgcatttttcattagtttttttttctttttccgttttttttttttttttttttaatcagcaaaaagtaataagttactgtaatgtattacttttgtaatgcgttactcccaacactgaatatgaatatatatatatatatatatagtgacaagtctcccgagctctcatcagcgtcgccctggcaaCGAACTAAAAACACCTGCACGCAATCAGCACGGGCCGGACCGTCACAGCTGCAGGCCATCACAACACGGCATAAAAGCCTTCCCTCTGGGACACCAGGCTGAGCACGATCTCCATGCAGCACTACGCTAAcgcttgtctctctctcttaccCAGACAGCAGCCTGTGATGCTCCGGCCACATCCCCGCACCCACGTCACTGCCAGCACCAGGGCACCCGGAAGGAGGACACCCACATCGCACCTGCACCACTATTACACAACGTCTGTCACTGTTTCCCCAaataaatccaccctctggggttttgcaccaatttcattgttgcgtgatccttcaccctgccactatatatatatgtgtgtgtgtatatatatatatatatatatatatatatatatatatatatatatatatatatatatacatatacacagtgGCAACTCAGAGATACAGTAAgaaggctaaaattaaaactacatagtcttcaatatgcAATTGATTGAAAGCTActgtaataatacattattcaagagcagtgagtttTTTTTGTGTCTATTTTAATACCTTTTAATACCTctataattttagaggtgaactgtccctttaaggacaagagTTCACAATCACTAGTCTGCGCTGCTAAGACATGCTCGCCTTgacatatccgactgtgtttatatatattgtgtTTGACTGTAGgctattagcgcagtaagactactTAATCCAGTTATCACGTGTCTGACAGCCACGCTTGCGCTCAGCGCATGCAAAacgcaaattaaatgtttaatcgACAAGTCTTTTAAAACGCGGCTAAACACtgcctaactttagtgcatatgattggatctTTGATCATATCAGCGTGTAGACttacaggcacactcaaacagagccgaaataaactgagataaatatttaaaacaaaaagaaatagaaataattaattaaatgcaaaaccgaaaaaaGCGCAATTCCTAAGCATGTATttaaccgtgaatgccgtaccgaactgttcaaatattatattgagtattgtgtcATCCCTATatattttcgaatctctctatcgtcaaccgatagtcgaatcatctatgtgtgtgtaaaccatagaccggaaaaaaataaactgtataaacgggttgggaagggcaggacactagtcagcaggaggctaagactatttttatttaatttaacacacggcacacagccaccacttttaataaagtgatcaaaactatacactacacattcgtaaattaaccgttctctcataacatttaaaatccgcgatcgaaacacagaacatcacacaaatagcctatataaaagaacattttgataaataaacctaaaaaaatacctgcctagagaggaaaagaacactttgagtgcgtttatatgcacgttcttaagccgattgtgcctaaaggggatCACCGCACCGgaccggtgcgaagctcagtgcccttaaaggcgcgatcgttaagcgccgcgacacgtctataacactaatattgagcacccccatattgcctaatatggtatgatcctcgtttcataacacccgcgaagattcaaCCATGatatcagtggtcgaatccaatcctgcatatcgatgcatcgaatcttcgactattagagGTCACccctactatatatatatatatatatatatatatatatatatatatgtaacccTGGGCAAATTTGGGTTAATAATACCTGTTGATTATTGACAATGGTACAGGAACATTTTAATTGTTCCTATTCAAGGTTAATTTGTTAATGTTTATGTTTAGAAAAAATGTTAACCTGTATTTATAACCTCGGTATGCAAATATGGTTTAGCAGAGTCATTCTCCCTGATTGGCTTATAAAGTAATGGTCCCACCTCCTTTGGCGGCAGGTGTATTCTTATTGGTGGGTTACGACTGATGCGGGggagagaacgagagagagagtgaggtgacgcaagtttttttttccggTGGGCGCAGAGTTTTTAAAAAGTGATTATTTAAAGTGTAAAGGGGTGTTTTCACAACGAATTCACTCTGTCATTGTTTTAAAGAGTCTAAATATCGTTTGCGGTCTCCTTGGAGTATTATATATGAGTTTTATGGACTAAGTATCACGTAAGCAGCACTGTTTACATTTGGACAGAGACCGTTATGTTATTTCTAGTGACAGTTGATGTATCATCGAGAGACTGGGAGTAACGCTGGGAGCGCTTGTGAGTCAACGCGTGATTCGGAGTTCCCCTGGCACCGCTGGACCGTAACGTCACACTGCGTTGCTGAAGTTTCCAGCCGGCATAGGAGCAATTGAGAACCGGAGCGGGCCGTTGGACCTACGTGTTTGATTTAACGGATCGAGGTACTGTCCATTGTTTCTATTGCTCATTGGAGTGAAGAGGCCATTTGTGTTTTACGGGCCACAACGCACCCTAGCAACGACTCAGGCCTGCAGCGGTGGGGTTggtgaatgtgtgtttgtgcgcgcgcatgtgtgtgtgtgtgggcccaCATTTATTTAAGTTTGATGTCTATATGTTTACTGTTGTTATTGTTTCGTTATGGTTACAACAAACCTTAACATTACATAGACTGAGGGTCTAATTTCCCTGCCTTTATGAGAATATAGGGTTGCTGTTGAAATAATCTACTCAGTAGAGAATTTAAAGTTTACAGTTCCTTTATTTGGGGTGCGTATATTACTTGTTCTATTACTATTTATTGTATTGGTTTATTTATTGacatatttatctatttattcctatttttaagtattttatATCTACGCTCTGTGATAATAAAACCTTGTAGTGTGATATTTAACTATACTTACCTGTATTGTGACGTCTTTTAACGTTTTTACCACACATCTCATTACAACAAAAAAGTTAAGGATCAGTTTATAACTAATTTAATACCAGAGGTAGGAAATAAGTAATAATAACTTGTCGAGAGACATATTTTCTGAACCCGCTGCTCCCCCCCTAATAGAACTTAGGAGTGGTGACATCCTAAGAGGGGAGGGggcgctatatatatatatatatattggtgtaacgatacgcgtattcatATTGAACCGTTCTtggtctaattaattagatttgggggaaaaaagtgtgtgaaataaaatattatgcgttcaacaaggaagcccaataaccaaaacgacgtaacaggcaatgcccctgacaccgcctaagagaaaaaaactaaaatgttttaggctgctcagtcaggtgctcgcttactcagtacaCGCTGAATGCTCattgcaaaatggctattgcgtttaacggaccagaaatagaagatcctccaataaccaacggGTCTGGTGTgttggtgaactttggattctctgtaagctatgatggtgttggcaagagtgatggattaaaaaacaacggtatgtcgcatttgctacatgatggtacagcagcgggaataattcatgtcatgtcaatcaactcatttacgccgacaacaagacgataaaaagaagaaacagccacaaactatccccgcatcatttagacagacatttgcaacttattcaaatggcaagaCATTTATAgtcgcggatatgagaccttacgcccgtttcacacaaactccgtctgcagtgcgtagcctatgcggtgcgtattttgTCTGTACCCATGTTATCGGTTGCGGACTGAAAACGCAACATATGTGAAAGGACAACAGGGCGTGCGGCTCCTGCAGAGCATACGCACTGCAGACAGAGTTTTAAGAACGTGCTAAAAGTAATTGAGCCCCGTTACAATGTTCCTTCACAAGCCCATTTTAGCCAGTAATTCCTGCTTTGTACTAAAAAACAAAAGCCCAAATAGAGAACCAATTGGCCAAAGCAACAGCGGTTGCTCTGACAACAGACGGCTGGACGTCAAGGGCTACACAAAGCTACCTGACTGTAACGGCACATTACGTTACCGATGAATGGGAGCTGAACTGCCACGTTCTTCAGACACGCCCCCTTGAGAGTCACACAAGTGAGGATTTGGGCAAATGGGATGACAGAAGCAGtagtgtgtgaaaaaagtgtggagagagctattgtaaagagctaatgtctatttctgtagttacatagaagatgggtaaagtatagctccatctttgttcaatgtaaaaaaaaaaatcatactttgttagttaaaaaaaaaaaaaaaaggtaatttatctgccaatttttttctttttgctgtatctaaaacgtatcgaaccgtaccgaaccgtgacaccagtgtatcgtatcgaaccgaaccgtgaattttgaaCCGTTaaacccctaatatatatatatatatatatatatttggaaattatacatttcataaataaaatgaaGTAGGGCCTACATATAAGCAATGAAGTTTAGTATTGGGGTGTCAGTGCCTGTGTCCTCACAGGAGTAACTGCGCATGCATCCTCTAATTGAGTCCCTCACAGAAATGAGTGAGcacaaaacaatacaaatataaaatgcaaTGTTGCTCAGTATTGTTATATCTgaagatgttttatattttcaaatgctACAAGCATACATAAGAAGCACGTTCAACGTAGGTGGTTGTTGTGGTAATACATCGTCACTGTTTGCGTGTCCATGCTAAACATGTATCTCATAtgtaaaaatatgcatttttaggGGCCTTTGGCTTTGGGGGCCCAAAGCGGTCGCCTAACTTTGCCTAATGTTATACAATACACAAGAGAAACACAACATATCTTGGGTGTGTATCTGTATGTGTGTACCACAATGATGccaatatctgaaatccttgtccttgtgggggaCATTTTTTTAGTcacatgaggaaaacagctttaAATCATCCAAAGGGATGTTGATTTGTGcagaataaaaataatcatGTCTTTGGAAAGTCCCCATCAGAGCCGATCCAGAACTCCCTGGGGCCCTAAGCTAAATTCTGCTAAGGGGCCCTCTTACCTGACCCGTAAGCTATTTAAACCATTTGCCATTGCCATGCAGTTACACCTGACACCTTAGAGCTCCCAATAAAACCCTTCCTCCTTTGAACAAAACAGTCAAAGAATGAGGTTCAAACAAACACTATTTATTAAAGAGTATTTTCTATATAATCTTTAGATAGTACTTGCTGAAGAAGACGTGTTTACTGTTAGTGAATCAGGCTgtactgggtctgtgctagtactggctgaggctggatgtggatcatctgggtctttGCTTGTACTAGCAGATGATCCAGCATCTCCTCTACGTACAAACTTAAGCATAGCACCTGCAAATTATAGATACATTTTATAAGCAGCATCAGACCCATTCAAACTGGCTCCCCCAGATTtccttttatacattttcaaatataaaatattatttatagtaTGGCTTGGCTCTTGTAATGTTTAACAAACTAGTGattcagatatcaagaatctcTGTGAGTGATgacattgttgatatcaagaattcactTTTGTAAAACATGTAAACACATGTACATGTGAACATGTGAACATTGTGAACATGTAATCCCTGATATCAAAAAgacattgttactagtaaaaatttcCATACCTTATATCAAGAATTCACAATGTAAACagtgaacatttatttattgacattaaaaatgcataagttgtgaataaataaaagctaaaatggcttgccataggatgctactgtgttttatattatgcatgttaaagcaatatttgatttattgttattatttactgAGGGATGTGCATTCATATTGACCAGTATGTCCAGCTaattaatatcaacattttaaattcaatataGCCTATAAATCAATAGTCAATCAATGTCAAATTGTCAATACATTGCTTTCCATCTTTAAGAGTTTTCACTAAACAATGACTAAGACTATaatcattgtcttgttttaaatgtagcctatgtgcacttatgatgaggaggaggaccATCATGCCCATATATTTTTCTGTCGGTCTGGTATGCGCGACGCGGATCTTTTCCGAGCTGCAGTAAACAAACACTGTTGccgtttatcaaaaaaaaaaaaaaaaaaaacacttaaataattttatttttcaggcaCAAAGACACAGAACACAGCCCTGAAAGCGACTGGCATTAGCTAGCTAGACAGACCAAGAGATGCATAGCTTGCCTGTCTAGCTTAGCAAGACAACAGAAGAGATGCACATCAACTTAACTTTAGGGTACTGTTATTTGCTGACATCAAccttggagaggagagaacaCAAGTTAATCTGATTCCTATTCCTGCAATTTACTCtcatggtgtttttttttccctcttttcatGGCAAGAAGGATAATTCCGCTTAATTTTATCTTCAGTGTTTAACATTGTTTGATGCGCTTTGACACGAGGGGGAGGCGGGCCTTGAGTAAATTGCGGGGCCCTACGCAGCTTGCATAGTGAGCGTATAGGGCTGTTCGGCAACGgtggtgaaacagagcttgttgatagattaaacatttgccgtatctGATCGGCAAAacaacacatcttcccttttttaagaatgacttcagtgccgttctttgttcttttcttagagaaaagcttaactccaagtcttccagagtcacagtcaaagctgatttgaaagtccgcgatgtgattggcccggcaagagttaggcgaatacagctcagaagggtattgagagttgctagacaacactcgcgggcagattaaatttgctgccgctagggtgcgtctagatttctaggctattgaTTGactgtttgattgattgatcgattaattgatttTTGGTTGATTCTGTCACAAATGTGTCTTTTGATCGTGGaccaaaataatataaaactatttattttttgtttctcGTCCAATGATTGCTTTTTTAGTGTTTCTCTCTGGATGTAAAAGGATGATGTAGCACTTTGGGGCAAAAATGGCCACCAGTAATCCGAAACTTGAAGAGAGAATGGCAAAAATCTCCACAGCAACTGCATATTTCCCTGGTGAGCTCACATATGCAGGAACAAACGCAATCCACACAGCACAGAAGATCAACATACTGAAGGTTATAAACTTTGCTTCATTAAAATTATCTGGAAGATTTCTCGCCAGGAAGGCTAACAAGAAACTTCCTGCTGCCAACAGTCCAATGTATCCCAGCAGCATAGAAAAACCAGCCACTGAGCCAATAGCACATTCATAGACTATTTTAGAACGGATATACTGGTTGTTTTTATGGGGTGATGGAGAGGCAGTTGAGAGCCAGACTGCACATATCACAACCTGGAGGGCTGTTAGGACCAGAACTGTGCATCTTTGTTGAACTGCTCCAAACCATTTAATCGCTCCTTTGCCTTCTGGTCGAGATGACTTAAACACGGCTATTACCACCATAGTCTTGACCAGAATGCAGGAGATGCACAGGACAAAGCTTATGCCAAACACAGCATGTCTTAACCAACACGTCCACAACTGAGGCCGGCCAATGAACAGTAGCACACACAGGAAACACAGTTTGAGAGACAACAGCAGCAGGAAGCTGAGCTCTGAATTGTTGGCACGTACTATGGGTGTGTTATGGTGATAAGCAAAGACAATCATCACAAGAGCACAGAAGCAGGTGCCAAGCAGAGATGCAGTGGTCAGAGAGATGCCTAGAGGATCATTATAGGACAGAAACTCAACTTCTTTGGGGACACACTGATCCTTATCTGGATTGGACCAGAACTCATCtggacacaacacacactcaacagcatctgtgaaaataaaaaaataaaaaataaaaatgatatgattatatttatgatatatatatatgattttgataattatatatatatatatatatatatatatatatatatatatatatatatatatatatcaaaatcaTCCAAAGAAGCCAGTAATCTCTTCACCTGTTGTATTAGAAATCTCTCCATCTCCGCATGGCAGGCAGTCAAAACAGCAGACAGGAAGGCCCTTCTTTGTGGCTCGTCTGGTTCCTGGGGGGCAGCTCTCACTGCACACTGACCGTGGAGGCTGAAAGAAAGAAACATAATCTGTTATCAGTCATGTTTGTCATCTTCTTTACATAATGACAAGCTTGGTTTTTCCATTAATGCATTTTCAACTTTTACTAGTATTTATACCTGTTAAAGAatgacatttaacatttaaagttaattactttttttgtctCAAAGTTCCAGTAAAATGCATCCTCATCCAGTGTGAGCATCATCCCTGTTGTTGCCCCTTCATTTACTACCCCGACCTTGTGGAGCTTTATTAACCCATCAGAGCTTGGCTGCCAGTTCAACACATCATAGATAGCCAGAGCATCTCCATTTTTATCAAATGACACATGATCCCCAAAGCCTGTGGTGAAGTTCACTTTCTGCAGGTAGTGAACCAGCTGTACAGTTTGTAGACAGGACAGGTGTTATATTATTGTCAGAAATTGTAATTAATATCGAGCACATATTTTGCCACGTTCAGCTTATTTATATGTTTGGATAACCTGTGCGTCTTACCTGCCAGGGTTTCAAATTTGTAATGTCAGCACATCTGTTCCCACTAAATGGTCCTCTCCCCTCTTCACACTGCATCAGATCATGAAGCGCATGTGCTAGGGCATAAACTGCTTTATAAACATTATAAGATGCTCTTAGCCCTGAAACATCAGTGTATGGTGAGTTGGTGGTACTCAGATCCTCCTGTCCTGTACAGACCTTTTTCACTTGCTCTCCTTCTGTCTTTTTACCTTCAGTTTCAAAACTGCACCCAAACATGGTCTCCCAGAATATACTCACTATATTATTTCTTGAATCATTGTTGGGACGAAGACGTAACAGAAAGTCATGTAGTCCCTCAATCTCCCCACGCCTGATAGCAATGCCCAGTGTGCCCCCCAGGAAGggcaaaaaacgtgctgtgcgAAACACAGGTGAGGTGGCCCAAGCTTCACTTGCAATCCATTGCCTGCCTGTTATGTTCTGCAACACAACTCCGTCCATCAAAGGTATCAGCAAGGATGAAGCAGAAAAAACGACTACCACTCTAGCTGTAGAGGTTTGAATCACTCCCAAAATCCGTTGAATATCTCTGGGGTTATTAACATTGGGAAGTATTTCAGAAAAAGCAACACAATATCCAAACCGCTGCATTTCCTGCTGGAAGAACTGAGCAGCATAGATGCCATAGTCATTATCACTGTAGACAAGACCAACCCAGGTCCATCCAAAATGCCTCAAGATCTGAATCATAGCCCGCACCTGGAAGGCATCACTGGGTATAGTTCTGAAAAAAGAGGGGTACTTTTTCCTGTCACTCAAACAGGAGCAGGTGGCGTAGTGACTAACCTAATAAGAAATGAGGAGCAGAGACAAGAGAAAAAGAACGATGAAAAATGTGTCATTTCCAAAGTCAttgtgtttttaatttaattttgtgtttgtgtgaagcaggtttgttgttgtttacaaacaattctGCTATTGCATAGTAAATAATCAAGTATGATGTGATCTTAAAGAATCATTtggtaagatattttttattataacagaaaaaaaggttttaaataTATCCCTTACCATAGGCAGTCGAAACAGCCCCAGGACACTGGAAATTGCAATGGAATGAGTAGAACCTGGATCACCTATGACTCCAATCACTGGTGGTGGGCCTTTGCAGTTGAGGTCAGAGAGGGTCTCCTCTGTCCCACTAACCAGAGCTGTGGCCCCACGGAATGCCACTGCAAGCCTTAAGCAGTTATCATAGATCTGATAACCAAGTGTGATGTTAGGAAGCAGGCTGGGTTTGTTATTAATTTCATTGATTGCAAAAACCATTGTTAGTGCTTGCTGGAAGCTTGTCATATAGAAGCTGGAAAAGACAATACAAATGAAATTAGATAATTAACTTTAGTAATACTAACAgtaacaatagaaaaaaaaataataatacatgaaTAACTGAATTCCATAACAAAATTTCTGTGAGATCAGATTTTGGATTTATATGTACAATTTTCAGTTATATATGCAGCGAATAATCTCAGTCCTGTAATATGGCAGGTATCACTttcttaaaacaaaatcattgaCAATGTAAATAGTCATAAAAATAGCATTGCATTTTCCAATTATTGTCTTTAAGTGTTCCTCCGTTAGTGCGATCCTGACTCACAGCTCACAGTGTGGTAGTTTTGGTTCCGTTCTGAAGCTCAGCTCTGGGAATGCTTTGAGGTACTGAACCTCAAACAGACCACCAATGAGAAGGTCTCCTTTCTGATACATCCCATTCAGCCTGAAGTGTCCCTGAAGCTGACAGGTACCTGAGCTGGCCATCATGGCTACAGAGACATAATTACAAGACAGCAGCAAAGAAATATGCAGAGTTAGCCACATCCCTCACCCTTTATCTTGCTATGTCGCTCT
The nucleotide sequence above comes from Pseudorasbora parva isolate DD20220531a chromosome 16, ASM2467924v1, whole genome shotgun sequence. Encoded proteins:
- the LOC137043191 gene encoding extracellular calcium-sensing receptor-like — its product is MYQKGDLLIGGLFEVQYLKAFPELSFRTEPKLPHCELFYMTSFQQALTMVFAINEINNKPSLLPNITLGYQIYDNCLRLAVAFRGATALVSGTEETLSDLNCKGPPPVIGVIGDPGSTHSIAISSVLGLFRLPMVSHYATCSCLSDRKKYPSFFRTIPSDAFQVRAMIQILRHFGWTWVGLVYSDNDYGIYAAQFFQQEMQRFGYCVAFSEILPNVNNPRDIQRILGVIQTSTARVVVVFSASSLLIPLMDGVVLQNITGRQWIASEAWATSPVFRTARFLPFLGGTLGIAIRRGEIEGLHDFLLRLRPNNDSRNNIVSIFWETMFGCSFETEGKKTEGEQVKKVCTGQEDLSTTNSPYTDVSGLRASYNVYKAVYALAHALHDLMQCEEGRGPFSGNRCADITNLKPWQLVHYLQKVNFTTGFGDHVSFDKNGDALAIYDVLNWQPSSDGLIKLHKVGVVNEGATTGMMLTLDEDAFYWNFETKKPPRSVCSESCPPGTRRATKKGLPVCCFDCLPCGDGEISNTTDAVECVLCPDEFWSNPDKDQCVPKEVEFLSYNDPLGISLTTASLLGTCFCALVMIVFAYHHNTPIVRANNSELSFLLLLSLKLCFLCVLLFIGRPQLWTCWLRHAVFGISFVLCISCILVKTMVVIAVFKSSRPEGKGAIKWFGAVQQRCTVLVLTALQVVICAVWLSTASPSPHKNNQYIRSKIVYECAIGSVAGFSMLLGYIGLLAAGSFLLAFLARNLPDNFNEAKFITFSMLIFCAVWIAFVPAYVSSPGKYAVAVEIFAILSSSFGLLVAIFAPKCYIILLHPERNTKKAIIGRETKNK